One Cryobacterium roopkundense genomic region harbors:
- a CDS encoding HD domain-containing protein, giving the protein MTLHTVHAVDTSPIRQADTLLTDLDPLWRAVVTEMRTRGNDIHIPISFAFAERLCLVYPEADALVVRVAILLHDTGWARVDETKIISEGFGANWRQADIRYQHEARGCDIAREVLPALGYSEKFVVRVTDIIDGHDTRAESYSIEDSLVRDSDRLWRFTTAGIALASGWFGQTPSSYCSRLRTDILPELITAAGLDMAVCELERSESLLRIGVL; this is encoded by the coding sequence ATGACACTACATACCGTCCACGCCGTCGACACCTCCCCGATCAGACAGGCCGACACGCTGCTGACCGACCTCGACCCGCTCTGGCGCGCCGTGGTCACCGAGATGCGCACCCGGGGCAACGACATCCACATCCCCATCTCGTTCGCCTTTGCCGAGCGGCTCTGCCTCGTCTACCCCGAGGCCGACGCCCTCGTGGTGCGGGTTGCCATTCTGCTGCACGACACCGGCTGGGCCCGCGTCGACGAGACCAAGATCATCTCGGAGGGGTTCGGTGCCAACTGGCGGCAGGCCGACATCCGCTACCAACACGAAGCCAGGGGCTGCGACATCGCCCGCGAGGTGCTGCCAGCCCTCGGCTACAGCGAGAAGTTCGTAGTCCGGGTGACCGACATCATCGACGGCCACGACACCCGGGCGGAGTCCTATTCGATCGAGGACTCCCTCGTGCGCGATTCCGATCGGCTGTGGCGCTTCACGACGGCCGGAATCGCCCTCGCCTCCGGCTGGTTCGGGCAGACGCCCTCGTCATACTGCTCTCGGCTGCGCACCGACATTCTGCCGGAACTGATCACCGCCGCCGGCCTCGATATGGCCGTGTGCGAGCTGGAACGCTCCGAATCGCTGCTG
- a CDS encoding NAD(P)/FAD-dependent oxidoreductase yields the protein MTDTAASARHASLGTLIIGNCQAGVQLACSLRELGDTDPIVLVGEEPHAPYQRPPLSKAFLKGEITADSLTFRTHDFYREHNIELVTRERIVSISRDGSGGTAVAESGRRFDFARLALTTGAVPRQIPFDGSELEGVGYLRTATDATQLEQALGSARKLVVVGGGFIGLEVAAGARVAGLTVTVLEAAPRLVGRAVSEQTSEFYLQAHRRRGTRVVLNAQVVRFLGEHDRVTGVELGDGTVVPADVVLIGVGVIPRTELAEQLGLAIDNGIVVDGSALCSDGFTVAAGDCANLPNPSITPGGVARLRLESVQNAIEQGKVAAATLLGLPAEYSTVPWFWSDQADLKLQIAGLSGGHDQIVLRGEPDSEKFSVLYYRAGQLIAADCINKPLDFIAVRGALNHGQNVPADLAGDVTIPLKKLVSAAPALAGK from the coding sequence ATGACCGACACTGCCGCATCCGCTCGCCACGCGTCACTCGGAACCCTCATCATCGGCAACTGCCAGGCCGGCGTGCAGCTCGCGTGTTCGCTGCGCGAGCTCGGAGACACCGACCCGATCGTGCTCGTCGGCGAGGAGCCGCACGCGCCGTACCAGCGGCCGCCGCTCTCGAAGGCGTTTCTGAAGGGCGAGATCACGGCCGATTCCCTGACCTTTCGCACCCACGACTTCTACCGCGAGCACAACATCGAACTCGTCACCCGCGAACGTATTGTCAGCATCAGCCGCGACGGTTCCGGCGGCACAGCCGTGGCCGAATCCGGCCGCCGCTTCGACTTCGCCCGGCTCGCCCTGACGACCGGGGCCGTGCCGCGCCAGATTCCGTTCGACGGCTCAGAACTCGAGGGCGTCGGCTACCTGCGCACGGCGACGGATGCCACGCAGCTCGAACAGGCGCTCGGAAGCGCCCGCAAGCTGGTCGTCGTCGGAGGCGGTTTCATCGGCCTCGAGGTCGCCGCCGGGGCTCGCGTCGCCGGCCTCACGGTCACCGTACTGGAGGCCGCCCCTCGCCTCGTCGGTCGCGCCGTCAGCGAGCAGACAAGCGAGTTCTACCTGCAGGCGCACCGGCGCCGCGGCACCCGCGTGGTGCTGAACGCCCAGGTCGTGCGGTTTCTCGGCGAGCACGACCGGGTCACCGGGGTTGAACTCGGCGACGGAACCGTCGTACCGGCCGACGTCGTGCTGATCGGGGTCGGCGTGATTCCGCGCACCGAGCTGGCCGAACAGCTCGGGCTCGCCATCGATAACGGCATCGTCGTCGACGGCAGCGCCCTCTGCTCCGACGGGTTCACGGTCGCTGCCGGCGACTGTGCCAACCTGCCCAACCCGTCGATCACGCCCGGCGGCGTGGCCCGGCTGCGCCTCGAGAGCGTGCAGAACGCGATCGAACAGGGCAAGGTCGCTGCCGCGACTCTGCTGGGGCTGCCCGCCGAATACTCCACGGTGCCGTGGTTCTGGAGCGACCAGGCCGACCTGAAGCTGCAGATCGCCGGCCTCAGCGGCGGGCACGACCAGATCGTGCTGCGCGGCGAACCCGACAGCGAGAAGTTCTCGGTGCTGTACTACCGCGCCGGCCAACTCATCGCGGCGGACTGCATCAACAAGCCCCTGGATTTCATTGCCGTGCGCGGCGCTCTGAACCACGGCCAGAACGTGCCAGCCGACCTGGCCGGCGACGTGACCATCCCGCTCAAGAAGCTCGTGTCCGCGGCTCCCGCGCTGGCCGGAAAGTAA
- a CDS encoding 2Fe-2S iron-sulfur cluster-binding protein: MPSVTYISATGRETAVAGFAGDSVMETAVRNGVPGIVAECGGSLSCATCHVFVCAGSVFPAMEDLEDDMLDGTAIDREENSRLSCQLKLGDADIRVATPETQV; the protein is encoded by the coding sequence ATGCCGTCTGTAACCTACATCTCCGCCACCGGCAGAGAAACCGCCGTCGCGGGATTCGCCGGCGACTCCGTCATGGAGACGGCCGTGCGTAACGGCGTGCCGGGCATCGTCGCCGAGTGCGGTGGCAGCCTCTCGTGCGCCACCTGTCACGTCTTCGTCTGCGCCGGCAGCGTGTTCCCCGCGATGGAAGACCTCGAAGACGACATGCTCGACGGCACCGCCATCGATCGTGAAGAAAACTCGCGGCTCTCCTGCCAGCTGAAGCTAGGCGACGCCGACATTCGCGTGGCCACACCGGAAACGCAGGTGTAG
- a CDS encoding SDR family NAD(P)-dependent oxidoreductase gives MPDPRTDQPAHGQNTARTVLITGAAGGLGRAFALGFAGQGDRVVVADTNLEGAQQTVALVEAAGGTALALHANVTALDSVTQLAADAAAFSGYTGAAGSTGQIDVIINNAAIYATITRSPFEDIDVDEWDRVMAVNLKGPWLVTRACSPYLAPGAAIINLSSATVLSGSAQWAHYVASKGGVIALTRVLAKELGVRDVTVNAIAPGFTLTEASYGLIEGAAEYGVERGSIKRASEPDDIVGAALFLAGPGSRYITGQTLVVDGGRQFL, from the coding sequence ATGCCTGATCCGCGCACGGACCAGCCCGCTCATGGGCAGAACACCGCCAGAACGGTGCTGATCACCGGCGCCGCCGGCGGGCTGGGCCGTGCCTTTGCGCTGGGCTTCGCGGGCCAGGGCGACCGAGTGGTCGTCGCCGACACCAACCTCGAGGGCGCACAGCAGACCGTGGCCCTCGTCGAGGCCGCCGGCGGCACTGCCCTCGCCCTCCACGCCAACGTCACCGCGCTCGATTCGGTGACACAGCTGGCAGCGGATGCCGCCGCTTTCTCGGGCTACACCGGTGCGGCGGGCAGCACCGGCCAGATCGACGTCATCATCAACAATGCCGCGATCTACGCGACCATCACCCGCTCCCCTTTCGAAGACATCGACGTGGACGAGTGGGACCGCGTGATGGCCGTCAACCTCAAGGGCCCTTGGCTCGTCACGCGGGCCTGCTCCCCCTACCTCGCGCCCGGCGCCGCGATCATCAACCTGTCCAGCGCGACCGTACTCAGCGGCTCCGCCCAGTGGGCGCACTATGTGGCCTCGAAGGGCGGGGTGATCGCCCTGACCCGGGTACTCGCCAAGGAGCTCGGCGTGCGCGACGTGACCGTGAACGCGATCGCGCCCGGCTTCACCCTCACCGAGGCCAGCTACGGCCTCATTGAGGGCGCCGCCGAGTACGGCGTGGAGCGAGGCTCCATCAAACGGGCCAGCGAACCCGACGACATCGTTGGGGCGGCCCTGTTTTTGGCCGGCCCCGGCTCCCGATACATCACCGGCCAGACCCTCGTGGTCGACGGTGGCCGACAGTTTCTGTAA
- a CDS encoding PEP-utilizing enzyme produces the protein MTEKSFPSPYDQAPAAGAEGWKDLYAYNLVFQENRREVEQGKFWFCDSQHWPTVTKPFETIGFEFAVSCLGQYNTRHLLIPPANGIEFRIHNGYVFMSPVGVPEAEIAPRVPEFMARAGHYFQNWETLLEQWQGKIRGTIDELGALSFEALPDRVDIDDVTSGKGTGPNNDLLARYDELIALTYRAWQYHFEFLNLGYVAYLDFFSFCKEVFPGIPDQAVAKMVQGVDMELFRPDDELKKLAKLAVELGLTGLFGDTENPEATLVGLAAASAGAEWIAAWNEAKDPWFNFTVGNGFYAHDKYWIDHLELPLGYIRDYIGRLQAGQVIDRPVAELVAERDRITEEYSELLSPEQLAAFEGKLGLARQVYPYVENHNFYIEHWTMGVFWRKARELSAMLQQQGFWAEADGMFFLRRDEVREALFDYVTGWAVGAPAIGPDYWPDEVERRRAIVDALQQQRPQPALNTPPAVITEPFTLMLWGITSDQIKNWLGDSDAPEGEFRGMAASSGVAEGPARVISSSDQLSEVQEGDILVAPVTAPSWGPIFGKIRATVTDIGGMMSHAAIVCREYGMPAVTGTGTASAQITTGQWLRVDGNNGTVTIVEGHTHDLTLAGDAASQLEDALEPAGFEALDGTVFEGSHA, from the coding sequence ATGACAGAGAAGTCATTTCCCAGCCCCTACGACCAGGCCCCCGCCGCCGGCGCCGAAGGCTGGAAAGATCTGTACGCGTACAACTTGGTGTTTCAGGAGAACCGCCGCGAGGTTGAGCAAGGCAAGTTCTGGTTCTGCGACAGCCAGCACTGGCCGACCGTGACCAAGCCCTTCGAGACCATCGGCTTCGAGTTCGCCGTCAGCTGCCTCGGCCAGTACAACACCCGCCACCTGCTCATTCCGCCGGCCAACGGCATCGAATTCCGCATCCACAACGGCTACGTCTTCATGTCGCCGGTCGGCGTGCCCGAAGCCGAGATCGCCCCGCGCGTGCCCGAGTTCATGGCCCGCGCCGGCCACTACTTTCAGAATTGGGAGACCCTGCTCGAGCAGTGGCAGGGCAAGATCCGCGGCACGATCGACGAGCTCGGTGCCCTCTCATTCGAGGCGCTGCCCGACCGGGTCGACATCGACGACGTCACAAGCGGCAAGGGCACCGGCCCGAACAACGATCTGCTCGCCCGCTATGACGAGCTCATCGCGCTGACCTACCGCGCCTGGCAGTACCACTTCGAGTTTCTCAACCTCGGCTACGTCGCCTACCTCGACTTCTTCAGCTTCTGCAAGGAGGTCTTTCCCGGCATTCCCGACCAGGCCGTTGCCAAAATGGTGCAGGGCGTCGACATGGAGCTCTTCCGGCCCGACGACGAACTCAAGAAGCTCGCCAAACTCGCCGTTGAGCTCGGCCTCACCGGCCTGTTCGGTGATACCGAGAACCCGGAAGCGACCCTTGTAGGCCTGGCCGCGGCATCCGCTGGCGCCGAATGGATCGCCGCCTGGAACGAGGCGAAGGACCCCTGGTTCAACTTCACCGTCGGCAACGGCTTCTACGCCCACGACAAGTACTGGATCGACCACCTCGAACTGCCGCTCGGCTACATTCGCGACTACATCGGCCGCCTGCAGGCCGGCCAGGTCATCGACCGCCCGGTCGCCGAGCTCGTCGCCGAACGCGACCGCATCACCGAAGAGTACTCGGAGCTCCTCAGCCCCGAACAGCTCGCCGCCTTCGAGGGCAAGCTCGGCCTGGCCCGCCAGGTCTACCCCTACGTGGAGAACCACAACTTCTACATCGAGCACTGGACCATGGGCGTCTTCTGGCGCAAGGCCCGCGAACTGTCGGCCATGCTGCAGCAGCAGGGCTTCTGGGCCGAGGCCGACGGCATGTTCTTTTTGCGCCGCGACGAGGTGCGCGAGGCGCTCTTCGACTACGTCACCGGCTGGGCTGTCGGCGCCCCTGCGATCGGGCCGGACTACTGGCCCGACGAGGTCGAACGCCGCCGAGCGATCGTGGACGCCCTGCAGCAGCAGCGCCCGCAGCCTGCCCTCAATACCCCGCCGGCCGTGATCACCGAACCCTTCACCCTCATGCTCTGGGGCATCACGAGCGACCAGATCAAGAACTGGCTCGGCGACTCCGACGCGCCGGAGGGCGAGTTTCGCGGAATGGCGGCCTCGAGCGGCGTGGCCGAAGGACCGGCCCGAGTCATCAGCAGCTCCGACCAGCTCTCCGAAGTGCAGGAGGGCGATATCCTCGTCGCCCCCGTCACGGCCCCGTCGTGGGGACCGATCTTCGGCAAGATTCGCGCCACCGTCACCGACATCGGCGGCATGATGAGCCACGCGGCCATCGTCTGCCGCGAATATGGCATGCCGGCCGTCACTGGAACCGGCACCGCCTCGGCGCAGATCACGACTGGCCAGTGGCTGCGCGTCGACGGCAACAACGGCACCGTCACGATCGTCGAGGGGCACACTCACGACCTCACCCTAGCCGGCGACGCGGCCAGCCAGCTTGAGGACGCCCTCGAGCCAGCCGGCTTCGAGGCCCTCGACGGCACCGTCTTCGAAGGCAGCCATGCCTGA
- a CDS encoding PEP/pyruvate-binding domain-containing protein — translation MTTTPYIQFFDGPDFDGTGEHRHELLGGKCASLVALTQAGMPVPPGFAITTASYDAFIAAAGIQDDIHSLLAGLDADDVAEVDRVSAQLRLEIESRPVPANVRADFVAAYHALQERFQEPVPVAVRSSATAEDLPDASFAGQQDTYLWLTGIEDVTEHIRRCWASLFTSRAITYRLKNNIPNEGLSMAVAVQKMVNARAAGVAITMDPTTGDRSKVVIESSYGLGELVVSGLVTPDNVTVDKIMLMVVKRAIGSKHAELVPDSAAAGLVELEVSADRRAVLSISETEITAIATIAKKAEKHFKCPQDIEWALDGDLPDGQNLLLLQSRPETVHSSAAKAAAPGADAAPATSFGIASITQALLVQAGKA, via the coding sequence GTGACCACCACGCCCTACATCCAGTTCTTTGACGGCCCCGATTTTGACGGCACGGGCGAACACCGCCACGAGCTACTTGGCGGCAAGTGCGCCTCGCTGGTCGCCCTCACCCAGGCCGGAATGCCGGTGCCGCCCGGCTTCGCCATCACCACTGCCTCCTACGACGCCTTCATCGCCGCCGCCGGCATCCAGGACGACATCCACTCACTCCTAGCTGGCCTCGACGCCGACGACGTGGCCGAAGTCGACCGGGTCTCTGCCCAACTGCGTTTGGAGATCGAGAGCCGCCCGGTTCCCGCCAATGTGCGCGCCGACTTCGTCGCCGCGTATCACGCCCTGCAGGAACGCTTCCAGGAGCCTGTTCCAGTCGCCGTGCGCTCCTCCGCGACCGCCGAAGACCTGCCCGACGCGAGCTTCGCGGGCCAGCAGGACACCTACCTCTGGCTCACCGGTATCGAGGACGTCACCGAGCACATCCGCCGGTGCTGGGCCTCGCTGTTCACCTCCCGCGCGATCACCTACCGTCTCAAGAACAACATTCCGAACGAGGGCCTGTCGATGGCCGTCGCCGTGCAGAAGATGGTCAACGCTCGCGCCGCCGGCGTGGCCATCACAATGGATCCGACCACCGGCGACCGTTCCAAGGTCGTGATCGAATCCTCGTATGGGCTCGGCGAACTCGTCGTCTCCGGGCTCGTCACCCCCGACAACGTCACCGTCGACAAGATTATGCTCATGGTCGTCAAGCGTGCGATCGGCAGCAAACACGCCGAGCTCGTGCCCGACTCGGCTGCTGCGGGCCTGGTCGAACTCGAGGTCTCGGCCGACCGCCGCGCCGTGCTCTCGATCAGTGAGACCGAGATCACCGCGATCGCGACCATCGCCAAGAAGGCCGAGAAGCATTTCAAGTGCCCACAGGACATCGAGTGGGCCCTTGACGGCGACCTGCCCGACGGCCAGAACCTGCTCCTGTTGCAGTCCCGCCCCGAAACCGTGCACTCCTCCGCTGCGAAAGCTGCTGCCCCGGGAGCGGATGCCGCCCCCGCCACCAGCTTCGGTATCGCGAGCATCACCCAGGCGCTGCTCGTGCAGGCCGGCAAGGCCTGA
- a CDS encoding cytochrome P450, translating to MNAQPIAAQPETAPSAASGCPVVHAPASAASISAAHHGYSPFAMTDPFPAYAALRENEPVMFDAEIGYYVVSRYEDIKATFDNWQVFSSENAQAPVRARGAAATKIMNDGGFTAYSGLSARIPPEHTRMRAIVQKEFTPRRYKKLEPTIRENTSRLLHQMLAHADARGDFLKDVAVDIPTITILGLLGVGAEMVSTYKKWSDSRAAMTWGDLSDEEQIPHAHNLVDYWTECLRLVANAHEQLAAGENGDNLVFDLVQAQSTGSEISDHEIASVCYSLLFAGHETTTTLISNTIRELLTHPAEWQKLIDDPSRIPAAIDETLRFSPSIVGWRRKALVDTEIGGVPIAAGSNILLLMGSANRDPGTFDEPETFDINRVNARNHLSFGFGIHYCLGNLLAKMQDKIVVEETLKAAPGLRLVDADNIVFGNNLSFRAPTSVPVTWGDQK from the coding sequence GTGAACGCTCAGCCCATTGCCGCGCAGCCCGAAACTGCGCCGTCGGCAGCGAGCGGATGCCCCGTGGTCCACGCCCCGGCCTCCGCTGCCTCCATATCCGCGGCGCACCACGGCTACTCCCCCTTCGCCATGACCGACCCGTTCCCCGCCTATGCCGCGCTGCGCGAAAACGAACCCGTCATGTTCGACGCGGAGATCGGCTACTACGTCGTCTCCCGCTACGAGGACATCAAGGCGACCTTCGACAACTGGCAGGTCTTCAGCAGCGAGAACGCCCAGGCCCCGGTGCGAGCCCGTGGTGCCGCTGCGACGAAGATCATGAACGACGGCGGCTTCACCGCTTACTCCGGCCTCTCCGCCCGCATCCCCCCAGAGCACACACGCATGCGCGCCATCGTGCAGAAAGAATTCACGCCCCGCCGCTACAAGAAGCTAGAGCCGACGATTCGCGAGAATACCTCTCGCCTGCTGCATCAGATGCTCGCCCACGCGGATGCCCGCGGCGACTTTCTGAAAGACGTCGCGGTGGACATCCCCACGATCACGATCCTCGGGCTGCTCGGCGTCGGTGCGGAGATGGTCTCGACCTACAAGAAATGGTCGGATTCCCGCGCCGCGATGACCTGGGGCGACCTCAGCGACGAGGAACAGATTCCCCACGCCCACAATCTCGTGGACTACTGGACGGAGTGCCTGCGGCTCGTCGCGAACGCCCACGAGCAGCTGGCGGCTGGAGAAAACGGTGACAACCTCGTCTTCGACCTGGTGCAGGCGCAGTCGACCGGGTCCGAGATCTCCGACCACGAGATCGCCTCGGTCTGTTACAGCCTGCTCTTCGCCGGTCACGAGACCACCACGACCCTGATCTCCAACACGATCCGCGAACTGCTCACCCACCCCGCCGAGTGGCAGAAACTGATCGATGATCCGAGCCGCATCCCGGCTGCGATCGACGAGACGCTGCGCTTCTCGCCGAGCATCGTCGGGTGGCGCCGCAAAGCCCTCGTGGACACCGAAATCGGCGGTGTACCGATCGCGGCTGGCTCGAACATTCTTCTGCTGATGGGGTCGGCCAACCGCGACCCCGGCACGTTCGATGAGCCAGAGACCTTCGACATCAACCGGGTCAACGCCCGTAACCACCTGTCGTTCGGTTTTGGCATCCACTACTGCCTCGGCAACCTACTCGCCAAGATGCAGGACAAGATCGTCGTCGAAGAGACCCTCAAAGCGGCCCCCGGGCTGCGCCTAGTCGACGCCGACAACATCGTGTTCGGAAACAACCTGTCGTTCAGGGCGCCCACCTCCGTGCCCGTTACCTGGGGAGACCAGAAGTGA
- a CDS encoding IclR family transcriptional regulator, giving the protein MAGHTTAPGQSVTSRVLSILAAFEDSPAARTLSQISAASGLPQSTAHRLLGELESWGAVQRDAQGRYQIGLRLWELGQHAGRKLRDVARPYLQDLFGLTQETVHFAIRDGSEVLYIDRVYGSRRVPQASRVGGRLPLHATAVGRAILAFEEDWVQGAILDGPLDPRTPQTMTDPAKLHRELEKIRSRGFALASEEVRLGSCSLAVPVFQSDGIIFGGVGIVLPTSRIHQLERYLPALLGTAERLQAGISHLPPTPRAAPEPKPLPSSGTASSAE; this is encoded by the coding sequence GTGGCAGGTCACACAACAGCTCCGGGCCAATCGGTCACGAGCCGGGTACTGAGCATTCTCGCCGCCTTCGAGGACAGCCCCGCGGCGCGCACCCTCTCGCAGATCAGCGCGGCGAGCGGGCTGCCGCAGAGCACCGCACACCGTCTACTCGGAGAACTAGAAAGCTGGGGCGCCGTGCAACGGGATGCCCAGGGCCGCTACCAGATCGGCCTGCGTCTCTGGGAACTCGGCCAGCACGCCGGCCGCAAGCTGCGCGACGTGGCCCGCCCCTACCTGCAGGACCTGTTCGGGCTCACCCAGGAGACAGTGCATTTCGCCATTCGCGACGGCTCAGAGGTGCTCTACATCGACCGGGTCTACGGCAGCCGGCGCGTGCCCCAGGCCAGCCGGGTCGGCGGGCGACTGCCCCTGCACGCGACCGCCGTGGGGCGCGCGATTTTGGCCTTCGAGGAGGACTGGGTGCAGGGCGCCATCCTCGACGGCCCTCTCGACCCGCGCACCCCCCAGACGATGACCGACCCCGCCAAGCTGCACCGGGAGCTTGAGAAGATACGCTCCCGCGGTTTCGCCCTGGCCTCGGAGGAGGTGCGCCTGGGCTCCTGTTCGCTGGCAGTTCCGGTGTTTCAGTCCGATGGCATTATCTTCGGTGGAGTCGGCATCGTGCTGCCGACCAGCCGCATTCACCAGCTCGAGCGCTACCTGCCCGCGCTGCTCGGCACCGCCGAGCGCCTTCAGGCCGGGATCAGCCACCTGCCGCCGACCCCTCGCGCAGCCCCCGAGCCCAAGCCACTTCCATCCAGTGGGACAGCCAGCAGCGCTGAGTGA
- a CDS encoding 4-hydroxybenzoate 3-monooxygenase, with protein MSPESTPVAIIGAGPAGLLLSWALRDAGIHTIVIENRSQDYVLARIRAGVLEQGSVEYLTRLGLGDRLKAEGMEHDGIYLQYGGERHRVNFNDLIGRTVTVYGQQQVVKDLVAAHQGAGSTVYYEAADVAVHDLDSATPSVTFVHEGEKHTIAADFVVGADGFHGICRSSIPTEKITLFDRSYPFAWLGILADVAPSTEELIYALHEDGFAMHSMRSHTVSRLYLQVDPADDITNWSDERIWQALQTRLAVPGWTLTEGVITDKSITPMRSFVASTLSYGHLFLVGDAGHIVPPTGAKGLNSAISDVTQLAEALTAHYRNDDSLLGRYSDTALARQWRVQQFSRWMTDMLHRSPGDLQSDAFDYRSQVGQLDYVTHSPLAQRMLAEQYTGLLL; from the coding sequence GTGTCCCCAGAATCCACACCCGTCGCCATTATCGGTGCCGGTCCCGCCGGCCTGTTGCTCAGCTGGGCGTTGCGCGACGCTGGCATCCATACCATTGTGATCGAGAACCGCTCCCAGGACTACGTGCTTGCCCGTATCCGTGCCGGGGTGCTCGAGCAGGGCTCGGTCGAATACCTCACCCGGCTCGGCCTCGGGGATCGTCTCAAGGCTGAGGGGATGGAGCACGACGGCATCTATCTGCAGTACGGCGGGGAGCGCCATCGGGTCAATTTCAACGACCTCATCGGTCGTACCGTCACCGTCTACGGCCAACAGCAGGTTGTGAAAGACCTCGTCGCCGCCCATCAGGGCGCCGGATCGACCGTCTACTACGAGGCGGCGGATGTCGCGGTGCACGATCTCGACTCGGCCACACCGAGTGTCACCTTCGTTCACGAGGGGGAGAAGCACACGATCGCTGCAGACTTCGTGGTCGGTGCCGACGGGTTCCACGGCATCTGCCGGTCCTCGATCCCCACGGAGAAGATCACCCTGTTCGATCGCAGCTACCCGTTCGCCTGGCTCGGCATACTCGCCGACGTCGCCCCCTCGACCGAGGAACTCATCTACGCCCTGCACGAAGACGGTTTTGCCATGCACTCGATGCGCTCGCACACGGTGTCGCGCCTGTACCTTCAGGTCGATCCCGCCGATGACATCACGAACTGGTCGGACGAACGTATCTGGCAGGCGTTGCAGACCCGGCTGGCCGTGCCCGGCTGGACCTTGACCGAGGGCGTGATCACCGACAAGTCGATCACGCCGATGCGCAGCTTCGTCGCGTCGACGCTCAGCTACGGCCACCTGTTCCTGGTCGGCGACGCCGGGCACATCGTGCCGCCCACCGGCGCCAAGGGACTTAACTCCGCAATCTCCGATGTCACTCAGCTCGCCGAAGCCCTCACCGCGCACTACCGCAACGACGATTCGCTGCTCGGCCGGTACAGCGACACCGCGCTCGCCCGGCAGTGGCGGGTGCAGCAGTTCTCCCGCTGGATGACCGACATGCTGCACCGCAGCCCCGGCGACCTCCAGTCCGACGCCTTCGACTACCGCAGTCAGGTCGGCCAGCTCGACTACGTTACCCACTCGCCGCTCGCGCAGCGCATGCTCGCCGAGCAGTACACCGGCCTGCTGCTGTAA